The stretch of DNA ATCTCTTGAAACGACGGGAAGCGCTGGGTGGATTTCTCCCCGCCCGGACGCCCACCACCGACCGTTTGGAGATTCCGCCGCTCGATAAATTCGACAAGAAGGTGTTGCACGGTGGCGTCGAAATGGCGACCACCATGGCCTTCGGTCGGATCATCAGCGACTTACTCAAGGATAAGAACATCGGCAAACGGATCGTCCCGATCATTCCCGATGAAGCCCGCACCTTTGGTATGGAAGCGCTCTTCCGCCAATGCGGAATTTATTCTAGCAAGGGACAGCTGTACGAACCGGTCGATGCCGATCAGGTGCTCTACTACAAGGAAGCCAAAGACGGCCAAATTCTCGAAGAGGGAATTAACGAAGCGGGAGCAATCTCGTCCTTCATCGCTGCCGGGACCGCCTACAGCAACCTCGGCGTGAACATGGTTCCGTTTTACATCTACTACTCGATGTTCGGCTTCCAACGCGTTGGCGATTTGATCTGGGCCGCGGCGGATTCCCGCACCAAAGGTTTCCTCGTGGGGGGAACCTCCGGTCGGACGACGCTCAATGGTGAAGGGTTACAACACCAGGATGGCCAAAGCCAACTGTATGCCACGACCGTCCCCAATTTGCGAGCATATGATCCCGCCTACTCTTATGAAGTCGCCGTGATCGTTCAAGACGGGCTACGGAGAATGTACGGCGAAGGAGAGGAAATCTTCTACTACATGTCGGTCTACAACGAAGTGTACGACATGCCGGCGATGCCCGAAGGGGCGGAAGAGGGGATTCTGAAAGGACTGCATCCCCTTTCCCCAAAACCGGCCGACAAGTCGTCCTCGCAACGACCGCAACTCTTTGGCAGCGGGCCGATTCTACGCGAATCGCACCGCGCACAAGCCATTCTCAGCGAGAAGTACGACATTGAATGCGACGTCTGGAGTGTGACCAGTTACAGCGAACTCTCCCGCGATGCACAAGCGGTCGAACGTTGGAATCATCTGCATCCTGACGAAAAACCGCAACACAGTTTTCTGGAGACGTCACTCAGCAATCACTCCGGGCCATTTATCGCCGCCAGCGACAATGTCCGTTTGGTACCCGAACAAATCCGGCAATGGATTCCGGGTCGCTACGTGACCTTGGGCACCGACGGTTTCGGCCGCAGCGCCTCGCGGGAAGCATTGAGAAGGCATTTTGAAATGAATGCTGAAAATATCGCGTTCGCAACGCTTTCGGCATTGGCGGCCGACGGCCACTTTGACAAGTCCCGACTGTCCGAAGCGATCAAAGCGCTGGGAATTGATCCGGAACAGGTTAACCCGGCTTGCGCGTGAGAATTGTCCGCACGTCGCCGATGACTTATGGTGGAACCAGCGGACCAGCGGACATCTGCCTGTACACGTAGATTCAACATACGACTAAATTTTAACGAAATAACACTATGTCGATTGAATTTCGTCTCCCCGAATTGGGAGAAAATATTGCCGAAGCTGAGGTTGCCGAATTGCTGGTCAAGGAAGGGGACCGAATCGAAGCCGAACAGTCGGTCATGGAATTGGAAACCGAAAAAGCGGTCCTTGAGTTACCTTGTCCACACGCTGGCGTAGTGAAAAAAATTCACTTTAGCGAAGGGGACAGCGTCTCCGTGGGCTCGGTGATTCTAACGATCGACGAAGAGGCCGCAGCGCCCTCCGGTGATGAATCCGAGACGAAACAGGACGAAACTGCCGCCGCCGAGAAAGAACAAGCTGAGCCTGAACCGGCTGCCGCCAAAACCGAATCGGCACCGGCCCCAAAAGAAGCAGCCCCCGTCGCGGCCGCCTCTCACACACCAACGGTTCAGCCGGCGATGGAGGCAACCGCGCCCGATCACCGTCCACCGCCTCCAGCAGGCCCCGCCACCCGCCGTTTTGCTCGAAAACTGGGCGTCGATCTGCACGAAATCAACGGTACCGGACCGGGCGGACGTATCGTCCAGGAGGATGTTGAAGGCTACGTGAAATCGCGTCTGCAAAACTCCGCTGCGACCGGTGGTTTGCGAACCGCCCCTCCCCTGCCCGACTTTTCACAATTTGGTCCGATCGAACGCAAACGGTTGAGCAAACTCAATCGTACCGCAGCCGACCAACTCAGCACGTCGTGGCAGGTGATTCCGCATGTGACGCAACATGATTTGGCCAACATCACGGAATTGGAGAAAGTCCGCAAACAGTTTATGTCGACCAGCGGCAAGAATGGCCCGAAAATCACGATGACGGCCATCGCTCTCAAAGCTTGCGTGCAAATCCTCACCGAAATGCCGCACGTCAATAGCAGCCTGGATATGGAATCGGGGGAATTGATCCTCAAGCAGTACTATCACATCGGCGTTGCGGTCGACACCGATCACGGCTTGGTCGTCCCTGTGATTCAAAATGCGGACCGCAAGTCGATCATGGAAATTGCGGACGAACTCGCCCAACTCGCTGAAAAAGCGCGGGAGCGCAAGTTGGTCTTGGCCGAAATGCAAGGGGCCACCTTTACCATCACCAACTTGGGAAGCATCGGGGGCACGGCGTTTACTCCGATCGTGAATTACCCGGAGGTGGCGATTTTGGGATTATCGCGCGCTCAACCCCAACCGGCGCTCGTCGATGGCAAATTAGAAGAACGGATGATGATGCCAATGTCGTTGTCCTACGACCACCGCGTGATTAACGGAGCCGACGCGGCAAAGTTTGTCGTGCGTCTCTCGGCCTTACTCGCGCAGCCCTTCGGCCTGTTGGCAAACGTCTAAACGCCAATCGCTTGGAGCGGACTGTTATCAGCACCTTCCTTTGA from Symmachiella dynata encodes:
- a CDS encoding 2-oxo acid dehydrogenase subunit E2, which codes for MSIEFRLPELGENIAEAEVAELLVKEGDRIEAEQSVMELETEKAVLELPCPHAGVVKKIHFSEGDSVSVGSVILTIDEEAAAPSGDESETKQDETAAAEKEQAEPEPAAAKTESAPAPKEAAPVAAASHTPTVQPAMEATAPDHRPPPPAGPATRRFARKLGVDLHEINGTGPGGRIVQEDVEGYVKSRLQNSAATGGLRTAPPLPDFSQFGPIERKRLSKLNRTAADQLSTSWQVIPHVTQHDLANITELEKVRKQFMSTSGKNGPKITMTAIALKACVQILTEMPHVNSSLDMESGELILKQYYHIGVAVDTDHGLVVPVIQNADRKSIMEIADELAQLAEKARERKLVLAEMQGATFTITNLGSIGGTAFTPIVNYPEVAILGLSRAQPQPALVDGKLEERMMMPMSLSYDHRVINGADAAKFVVRLSALLAQPFGLLANV